From Nitrospira sp. SG-bin1, the proteins below share one genomic window:
- a CDS encoding 2-alkenal reductase: MTWVLCSPGTAAEWGKPLGAVYDGPEGKPRPVTPSPVELSADERATIAVFERATKSVVFIANTAIQQDIWSLNVMEVPQGSGSGFVWSKQGHIVTNFHVIYGADAIKVTLADRSEHQAKLVGADPDHDLAVLQIQVADDQLEPLAIGSSHDLRVGQKVLAIGNPFGLDHTLTTGVVSALGRTIKSMSNRTIEGVIQTDAAINPGNSGGPLLDGAGRLIGVNTQIVSPSGAYAGIGFAVPVDTVNRIVPELIKHGKLIRPGLGVSLVPDAMAKRWGIKGVIIGKVTRGGAADRAGLKGARETMIGQIQLGDIIVGVAGKPVATIDDLMDVMEAHKVGDQVAVEIQRGNRREKVSVTLQAVN, translated from the coding sequence ATGACGTGGGTGCTTTGCTCACCCGGCACTGCAGCGGAATGGGGTAAGCCCTTGGGTGCCGTCTATGATGGCCCTGAAGGGAAGCCACGCCCGGTGACGCCCTCTCCGGTGGAGCTGAGCGCCGATGAACGAGCGACGATCGCGGTGTTCGAGCGGGCGACCAAGTCCGTTGTGTTCATCGCCAACACGGCGATCCAGCAAGACATATGGTCGCTCAATGTCATGGAAGTGCCTCAGGGGTCAGGGTCCGGTTTTGTATGGAGCAAGCAAGGCCACATCGTCACAAATTTTCATGTCATTTACGGTGCCGATGCCATCAAGGTCACCTTGGCCGATCGAAGCGAGCATCAGGCGAAGTTGGTCGGGGCCGATCCTGACCATGATCTTGCGGTACTGCAGATTCAGGTGGCTGATGATCAATTGGAGCCCTTGGCGATCGGCTCCTCGCATGACTTGCGTGTGGGGCAAAAGGTGTTGGCGATCGGAAATCCGTTCGGACTGGACCATACGCTGACGACCGGCGTCGTAAGCGCCTTGGGCCGTACCATCAAATCCATGTCGAATCGCACGATCGAGGGTGTGATTCAGACCGATGCGGCGATCAACCCGGGCAATTCAGGGGGGCCGCTTCTCGATGGCGCAGGACGGTTGATCGGCGTCAATACGCAGATCGTGAGTCCGAGCGGGGCCTATGCCGGGATCGGGTTCGCCGTTCCCGTCGATACGGTGAACCGCATCGTTCCGGAACTGATCAAACACGGCAAACTCATCCGTCCGGGATTGGGCGTCTCCCTCGTGCCGGACGCCATGGCGAAGCGCTGGGGAATCAAGGGAGTCATCATCGGCAAGGTGACGCGTGGCGGCGCCGCCGATCGCGCGGGCCTCAAGGGGGCGCGCGAAACCATGATCGGACAGATCCAACTGGGCGACATCATCGTCGGGGTTGCGGGAAAGCCGGTTGCCACCATCGACGATCTCATGGATGTGATGGAAGCGCACAAAGTCGGTGACCAAGTGGCTGTGGAGATTCAGCGCGGAAATCGTCGTGAAAAGGTATCGGTGACTCTTCAGGCCGTCAATTAG
- a CDS encoding peptidase: MSDPRAPDQDESRGRSDEPSLKTGTDPLELIEQCLASFPEGDARQKLLYKLRHAVTLSQAAHQQRELEFKKVSEVVAKLTAPANRIGTLLDVPGEGLARIVVGGAEYYANVDPRVSQADLKIGTQILVNEAYAVIKTLGYDRNGPILRLAEVMSDGRLRFEQDMGRQSLILQRSTDLVGAELKAGDDIRIDPSHRVAIEKLGDRKASRHVLDETPKVTWEQIGGQNEAIASIRKAIEYPLLHAETFERFRFSQPKGFLLYGPPGCGKTLIGQAAAGSLAKLVSEAKPGPSPERDERQPVTSGAFLHVKGPEILNMWLGESERMVRDLFDQARARRKDGALPFIFIDEAESILGTRRAMRSFNISNTLVPMFCSEMDGIESLRDVVIILASNRPDLIDPAVLRPGRIDRKIKVGRPNKEAAAEILKVYLTADLPLDAELVKERGDEQAPAVNRLVEDIIESIFRRTEDTRLLSIRLRNGQNKVLYRGDLVSGAILASIVQRAKEKAIDRTVQTGKPAGLQAEDLRGAVTEEFREGDMLPPDDAAEEWLKLLDHHPEQVVGISSFRRGRQTEERLVNQII; encoded by the coding sequence ATGAGTGATCCCAGAGCTCCGGATCAGGATGAATCCAGAGGTCGGAGCGATGAGCCGTCGCTGAAGACGGGAACCGACCCGTTGGAATTGATTGAGCAATGTCTGGCATCCTTTCCTGAGGGAGATGCGCGACAGAAGCTGTTGTACAAGCTCCGTCATGCGGTGACGTTGTCTCAGGCCGCTCATCAACAACGTGAGCTGGAATTCAAGAAGGTCAGCGAGGTGGTGGCCAAACTGACGGCGCCGGCCAATCGTATCGGCACGTTGCTTGACGTTCCAGGCGAAGGGCTCGCCCGCATCGTCGTCGGTGGCGCCGAATACTATGCCAACGTAGACCCGCGTGTATCCCAAGCGGATCTTAAAATCGGCACACAGATTCTGGTCAACGAGGCCTACGCCGTGATCAAAACGCTTGGGTACGATCGTAATGGTCCGATCTTGCGACTGGCCGAGGTTATGTCCGACGGGCGATTGCGGTTTGAGCAGGACATGGGCCGGCAATCGTTGATCTTGCAGCGGTCGACCGATCTCGTCGGTGCCGAGCTCAAGGCGGGCGATGACATTCGCATCGATCCCAGCCATCGTGTTGCGATTGAGAAGTTGGGTGATCGCAAAGCAAGCCGCCATGTCCTCGACGAAACACCGAAAGTTACGTGGGAGCAGATCGGCGGCCAGAACGAGGCGATCGCCAGCATCCGAAAGGCCATCGAGTATCCGTTGCTGCATGCGGAGACGTTCGAACGGTTCAGGTTTTCCCAGCCCAAGGGGTTCCTCCTCTATGGACCACCCGGATGTGGGAAGACGCTCATAGGGCAAGCGGCAGCCGGGAGCTTGGCCAAGTTGGTCAGCGAGGCTAAGCCGGGGCCATCGCCCGAGCGAGACGAGCGTCAACCGGTGACCAGCGGAGCGTTCCTGCACGTGAAAGGCCCGGAAATTCTCAATATGTGGCTTGGGGAATCGGAACGGATGGTGCGCGATCTTTTCGATCAGGCCCGCGCAAGACGCAAGGATGGGGCGCTGCCGTTTATCTTCATCGACGAAGCGGAGTCGATTTTAGGGACGCGGCGCGCCATGCGCTCCTTCAATATCTCCAACACGCTCGTGCCGATGTTTTGCAGCGAAATGGATGGGATCGAGTCGCTACGCGACGTCGTCATCATACTGGCTTCCAACCGTCCGGATTTGATCGATCCGGCGGTGCTGCGCCCGGGCCGTATTGATCGGAAGATCAAAGTCGGCCGCCCGAACAAGGAGGCAGCCGCCGAGATTTTGAAGGTGTATTTGACCGCGGATCTGCCGTTGGATGCCGAACTGGTGAAGGAACGGGGCGATGAGCAGGCGCCGGCAGTGAACCGGCTCGTCGAAGACATCATCGAGTCGATCTTCCGCCGAACAGAGGACACTCGGCTGCTGTCGATCAGGCTCAGGAACGGTCAGAACAAGGTGCTGTACCGAGGCGATCTCGTCAGCGGAGCCATCTTGGCGTCGATCGTTCAACGTGCCAAGGAAAAGGCGATCGATCGGACGGTTCAGACGGGGAAGCCGGCTGGATTGCAGGCGGAAGACTTACGAGGTGCCGTCACTGAGGAATTCCGAGAGGGTGACATGTTACCGCCGGATGATGCGGCGGAAGAGTGGTTGAAGCTCCTGGATCATCACCCGGAACAGGTCGTTGGAATCTCCTCCTTCCGGCGTGGCCGTCAGACCGAAGAACGCCTCGTGAATCAGATCATTTAG
- a CDS encoding peptidase — MPLFGIETEYGITRDDVPEMDPVVESMELVRAHLAASFERRWDYAGEDPHEDARGFRVSGLQQDREEDEFAQRDAHRPFSFHDMKSDLVLPNGARFYNDHTHPEYSTPECRTLRDLVAQDRAGERIVLRAAQRRNRILGGAHVRLYKNNTDFHGHSYGCHDNHLVSRAVPFSALVAGLVPFLVSRQVIAGAGKVGTEAQESGHVPGRYQLSQRADFMEAELGVDTMHNRPILNTRDEPHADRKKYRRLHLIIGDANMCEYATVLKVGTTRLVLDLIERGAQPHIELDQPVAAVKQLSRDPDLKAAVRLNNGRRLSALELQEEYCEAARRELAGSDEETDWLLAHWSDTLRLLSQNRSQLVGKLDWVTKQWLLETFMEEERIGWDDPWLASLDLEYHNVNPEQGLYLGLEADGKAWRMTTDEGIEEAVRNGPRDTRGGLRGICVQRFPDHIQSMQWERIQFAGGLRSHSLDMGDLFEPQEVRRCIDVFTQAHSPADALATWSRRKDVET, encoded by the coding sequence ATGCCTCTTTTCGGAATTGAAACCGAGTACGGAATCACGAGGGATGACGTCCCTGAGATGGATCCGGTCGTCGAGTCGATGGAATTGGTACGAGCCCATCTTGCCGCTTCCTTCGAGCGGCGTTGGGACTATGCCGGTGAAGATCCGCATGAGGATGCCCGCGGCTTTCGTGTGTCGGGCTTGCAGCAGGATAGAGAGGAGGATGAGTTCGCGCAACGCGATGCTCATCGCCCTTTTTCCTTCCATGACATGAAGAGTGACTTGGTATTGCCGAATGGCGCCCGATTCTACAACGACCATACGCATCCGGAATACTCCACGCCCGAATGCCGAACGCTGCGAGACCTCGTGGCTCAGGATCGGGCGGGAGAACGCATCGTCCTCCGTGCCGCCCAGCGTCGCAATCGAATCCTCGGCGGAGCGCATGTTCGTCTCTATAAGAACAACACGGATTTCCACGGCCACAGCTATGGCTGCCACGACAATCATCTCGTCTCGCGGGCCGTTCCCTTTTCAGCTCTTGTAGCCGGTCTTGTGCCGTTTCTCGTGAGCCGACAAGTCATCGCCGGTGCAGGAAAGGTGGGCACGGAAGCCCAGGAGTCGGGACATGTTCCAGGACGGTATCAGCTCTCGCAGCGGGCGGATTTCATGGAGGCTGAGCTAGGCGTCGATACGATGCATAACCGGCCCATTCTCAATACCAGGGATGAGCCTCATGCAGATCGTAAGAAGTATCGCCGGCTCCACCTCATCATCGGCGACGCCAATATGTGCGAGTATGCGACCGTACTGAAGGTCGGAACGACCAGGCTGGTGCTTGATCTAATCGAGCGGGGAGCTCAGCCTCACATTGAGTTGGATCAGCCGGTGGCGGCAGTCAAACAGTTGTCACGCGATCCTGACCTGAAAGCAGCGGTTCGTCTGAACAACGGACGAAGGCTTTCAGCTTTGGAACTGCAAGAAGAGTACTGCGAGGCGGCACGTCGTGAGTTAGCCGGATCGGATGAGGAAACGGATTGGCTGCTGGCCCACTGGAGTGACACGTTGCGTCTGCTGTCTCAAAACCGCTCACAGTTGGTGGGGAAACTCGATTGGGTCACGAAACAGTGGCTGCTCGAAACCTTCATGGAAGAAGAACGGATCGGTTGGGATGATCCTTGGTTGGCCAGTTTGGATCTGGAGTATCACAATGTAAATCCCGAACAAGGGCTGTACCTGGGATTGGAGGCCGATGGAAAAGCGTGGCGGATGACGACCGACGAGGGGATAGAGGAGGCGGTTCGGAACGGGCCAAGAGATACGCGGGGCGGGTTACGGGGAATCTGTGTGCAGCGATTTCCCGACCATATTCAGTCGATGCAATGGGAGCGGATTCAATTCGCCGGGGGCTTGCGTTCGCACTCTCTCGACATGGGAGATCTCTTTGAGCCACAGGAAGTTAGACGATGCATCGATGTCTTCACACAGGCCCATTCCCCTGCCGATGCATTGGCAACGTGGAGCCGCAGAAAGGACGTGGAAACATGA
- a CDS encoding proteasome subunit alpha has product MGMQGDFYQLLREQGYVLGMPGPAGARQELTTATTILAFKYRDGVLVAGDRRATAGNMVMYDRTDKVLEIDRHSVMAIAGVPATAYEMARILEHSFKYYRRTQLQELSFEGKLRALSKLLKDNVAAALAGTGAVAPIFAGYDVGQEAAKIYFYDILGAEFEGVEYAVSGSGSPTIRGILHYLNTWGEQPLSAMPEEQAAVQALRLLTSAAEFDSATGGVNREAGLYPVIKFITAGGIAMMPDLRLRSLFESKVSRRT; this is encoded by the coding sequence ATGGGCATGCAGGGAGATTTCTATCAGCTCTTGAGAGAACAGGGATATGTTTTGGGAATGCCGGGTCCGGCCGGAGCAAGGCAGGAACTGACGACTGCCACAACGATCCTCGCGTTCAAGTACCGAGATGGTGTGCTGGTCGCCGGGGATCGGCGTGCGACAGCCGGCAACATGGTGATGTACGACCGCACCGACAAGGTGTTGGAGATCGACCGGCACAGCGTCATGGCGATCGCCGGAGTGCCGGCTACCGCCTATGAAATGGCGCGCATTCTTGAACATTCCTTCAAGTATTACCGACGGACACAACTTCAGGAACTCAGCTTTGAGGGAAAGCTTCGGGCATTGTCCAAACTGTTGAAGGATAATGTCGCGGCGGCCCTAGCTGGAACTGGAGCGGTCGCACCGATCTTTGCCGGGTACGATGTCGGGCAAGAAGCAGCGAAGATCTATTTTTACGATATTCTCGGCGCGGAGTTCGAGGGAGTGGAATATGCCGTATCCGGGTCGGGTTCCCCCACGATCCGAGGGATCCTTCATTATTTGAATACGTGGGGCGAACAGCCCCTGAGTGCGATGCCTGAGGAGCAGGCCGCCGTCCAGGCATTGCGGCTGTTGACGAGTGCGGCGGAATTCGACAGCGCGACCGGTGGAGTCAACCGCGAAGCCGGTCTCTATCCGGTCATCAAATTCATCACGGCCGGCGGTATCGCGATGATGCCGGATCTTCGGCTCCGGTCGCTGTTCGAATCAAAAGTTTCGAGAAGGACGTAA
- a CDS encoding pyruvate ferredoxin oxidoreductase codes for MYNVAQVIDEKCTAKKGCRLCIMYCPEANCLDLNVSKMVAEVTIDRCKGCELCVVVCDAAKHNAIVMQAVTATGQLMTKKGESAALGQAYQG; via the coding sequence ATGTATAACGTCGCGCAAGTCATCGATGAAAAGTGTACGGCCAAGAAAGGCTGCCGGCTCTGCATCATGTATTGCCCGGAAGCCAATTGTCTGGATCTGAACGTCAGCAAGATGGTTGCAGAAGTGACCATTGACAGGTGCAAGGGGTGCGAACTCTGCGTCGTGGTCTGCGATGCGGCTAAGCATAACGCCATCGTCATGCAGGCTGTCACCGCGACCGGCCAGTTGATGACCAAAAAGGGTGAATCCGCCGCCTTGGGGCAAGCCTACCAGGGTTGA
- a CDS encoding ferredoxin oxidoreductase, protein MIKKRLNIRMSGLGGQGAVTAAHVMAMAANRDGKFSISNPFFGAEKRMAPAESYCRIGIERIYDRGELVFPDVIQVFHPQVITMGKSYTMPFYSGIKEGGVVIINSGQNLLSEEDVERLKDLNVAVFYIPGTEIAIEIAGTELSTNMTMIGSVAGITKCVSMEALDGALQERFGKKFVASGGTASLDEAIKKKFAKKEMLLQKNLATVKRAYEIASEWAEKNKVELRVGNPTVAA, encoded by the coding sequence ATGATCAAGAAGCGACTCAATATCCGAATGTCAGGGCTCGGGGGACAAGGCGCGGTCACGGCCGCTCATGTCATGGCCATGGCCGCCAACCGGGATGGGAAATTTTCCATATCGAATCCGTTCTTTGGCGCTGAAAAACGCATGGCGCCAGCAGAGAGCTATTGCCGGATCGGTATTGAGCGGATCTATGATCGAGGAGAACTGGTGTTTCCCGATGTGATCCAAGTCTTCCATCCTCAGGTCATCACGATGGGCAAGAGCTACACGATGCCATTCTATTCCGGCATCAAGGAAGGTGGCGTCGTTATCATCAACTCCGGACAAAATCTACTGTCCGAGGAAGACGTCGAGCGGCTTAAAGATTTAAACGTAGCCGTATTCTACATTCCTGGCACGGAAATCGCGATTGAGATTGCGGGTACCGAATTGTCCACAAACATGACAATGATCGGCTCGGTGGCCGGCATTACCAAATGCGTGTCGATGGAGGCCCTTGATGGGGCCCTGCAAGAGCGATTCGGCAAGAAGTTCGTTGCGTCTGGCGGTACCGCCTCATTGGACGAAGCCATCAAGAAGAAGTTCGCCAAGAAAGAAATGTTGCTGCAGAAGAACCTGGCGACGGTCAAGCGGGCATATGAGATCGCCAGTGAGTGGGCGGAGAAGAACAAAGTCGAGTTGCGGGTCGGCAATCCGACCGTCGCTGCGTAA
- a CDS encoding ferredoxin oxidoreductase, whose protein sequence is MSKERIQISEALYDIMPSDYQDLVKSATYGKEDRGWKDIGTSKELIEQHSLCAGCPESMAFRYILASLPNPEDTVMVGSTGCTSLVFPMVAVHNIHSLFGNQNAIASGLKRALSVRFPGRVKDVVVLAGDGATVDIGLDMTLQAWFRQEKFTTICFDNELYANTGGQESGLMQKGFVAKMAPVGKLFDKVRLPEIARESGCHYVVNCTVSKPSLVEKVIRNAVHIAREIGPTYLQLYTPCILEIGKNSMEGLQEMRDSEKPTERFAYKEYISEPAKQLLAELAAKDKERKAAAKQLAAQAQAN, encoded by the coding sequence ATGAGCAAGGAACGCATCCAAATATCCGAAGCCCTGTATGACATCATGCCGTCGGATTATCAGGATCTGGTAAAGAGCGCGACGTACGGCAAGGAAGACCGCGGGTGGAAAGACATCGGAACCTCGAAGGAGCTTATCGAGCAACACTCACTTTGCGCCGGCTGTCCCGAGTCCATGGCATTTCGATATATATTGGCCTCTCTCCCCAACCCCGAGGATACGGTCATGGTTGGTTCCACCGGTTGTACCAGTCTGGTGTTCCCTATGGTCGCCGTTCACAACATCCACTCCTTGTTCGGCAACCAGAACGCCATCGCGTCAGGTCTCAAGCGCGCCCTCAGCGTCAGATTTCCTGGTCGTGTAAAAGACGTTGTCGTCCTCGCCGGTGACGGCGCCACCGTGGACATCGGTCTGGATATGACCCTGCAAGCCTGGTTCCGGCAAGAGAAGTTCACGACTATCTGTTTCGACAACGAACTCTATGCCAACACCGGCGGCCAGGAGAGCGGCCTCATGCAGAAGGGTTTCGTGGCCAAGATGGCGCCGGTCGGCAAGCTGTTCGACAAGGTCCGTCTGCCGGAAATCGCCCGCGAGTCCGGTTGCCACTACGTCGTGAATTGCACGGTCAGCAAGCCGTCGTTGGTAGAAAAGGTCATCCGCAATGCGGTGCACATCGCCCGAGAAATCGGCCCGACCTATCTACAGCTCTATACGCCCTGTATTCTGGAGATCGGCAAGAACAGCATGGAAGGCTTGCAGGAAATGCGTGACTCTGAGAAGCCGACCGAGCGGTTCGCCTACAAGGAATACATCAGCGAGCCCGCGAAGCAACTGTTGGCAGAACTGGCGGCCAAAGACAAGGAACGGAAGGCAGCGGCCAAGCAGTTGGCTGCACAGGCACAAGCCAATTAG
- a CDS encoding ferredoxin oxidoreductase — MAETKSVIGTQNKKGQTFTDPWKMLHEAPRTPSFFTGSEVIKEAIRRASCDVMIAYPITPQSEAAALIGELFAEGYIGDYFRGESEFAVMSQCAGASFGGARVFTTTAGPGTMRAMENFPMWAGARLPIQMIVTCRGINSPLSIQPDTLEIAYLLNTGMLVWHAETAQDFFDWILKGYIVSEEPDVHLPLALCCDGFFVTHTKDVVQLTPTDMCLPPYDPYRSPVPCMDMECPPVRMMRDPFVMKSNYISYATHASWQQEIWAAVERSRKHSIHWLNGLIDTENTDADIMIVASGTAVSQGREAIRLLEDEGVRCGLVKVKTLRPWPEDEIREATKNAKHIFVPEFNVTGWLAKEIRATIPNHHRVHAGPHVCGGMTMPPEIIVSEIKTALGMKTFSLAGRGS; from the coding sequence ATGGCAGAAACAAAATCCGTCATAGGAACACAGAATAAAAAAGGCCAGACGTTTACCGATCCGTGGAAAATGTTGCATGAAGCACCCCGTACCCCATCGTTCTTCACGGGATCGGAAGTCATTAAGGAAGCCATCCGTCGCGCCAGTTGCGACGTAATGATCGCTTACCCGATCACCCCGCAATCAGAGGCGGCAGCACTGATCGGCGAATTGTTCGCTGAAGGCTACATAGGCGACTACTTCCGCGGCGAAAGCGAATTCGCGGTCATGTCGCAATGTGCCGGGGCCTCGTTTGGTGGTGCCCGAGTATTCACGACAACTGCCGGCCCAGGCACGATGCGGGCCATGGAAAACTTTCCGATGTGGGCTGGGGCTCGGTTGCCGATCCAGATGATTGTCACTTGCCGCGGCATCAACTCCCCACTTTCGATCCAGCCTGACACGCTTGAAATTGCATACCTGCTCAATACAGGCATGTTGGTGTGGCATGCGGAAACCGCTCAAGACTTCTTTGATTGGATTTTGAAGGGCTATATCGTGTCGGAAGAACCGGATGTGCATCTGCCGCTCGCGCTCTGTTGCGACGGATTCTTTGTGACGCACACAAAAGACGTCGTGCAACTCACACCTACGGATATGTGCTTGCCGCCGTATGATCCCTATCGTTCGCCGGTACCCTGCATGGATATGGAGTGTCCACCGGTTCGCATGATGCGCGACCCATTTGTCATGAAAAGCAACTACATCAGCTACGCCACCCACGCGAGCTGGCAACAGGAAATCTGGGCAGCAGTGGAACGCTCACGGAAGCATTCCATCCACTGGCTCAATGGGCTGATCGATACTGAGAATACCGATGCAGACATCATGATCGTCGCCTCAGGCACCGCTGTTTCACAGGGACGAGAAGCGATCCGGTTGCTGGAAGACGAAGGCGTCCGCTGTGGCCTCGTGAAGGTGAAGACGCTGCGTCCATGGCCCGAAGATGAAATTCGTGAGGCTACCAAGAACGCGAAGCATATCTTCGTGCCGGAGTTCAACGTGACCGGTTGGTTGGCAAAAGAAATCCGGGCCACCATCCCGAATCATCATCGGGTCCATGCCGGTCCACACGTGTGCGGTGGCATGACCATGCCGCCGGAAATCATCGTGTCGGAAATTAAGACAGCGCTAGGGATGAAGACCTTCTCCCTGGCTGGCCGTGGAAGCTGA
- a CDS encoding carbon monoxide dehydrogenase, translated as MSEYRVLPGPEHFLPPAAASMGIRLPNPGEAHINGVIASEEKAYEEAARQFLMAKVPTIFPGPLVLWAWNEKAAKKATAIRHLFNTLKECVQPGQRAMLIPMPDYRPKYPKINPEVEINPNHPNLTIWHNKIDCCMFVGVHCHQANLSLKIIRGGTSCYTIAMCAQAGHEDAMLSFRDASVEKIMKLADTIKRLKGTVQPRLTSTRN; from the coding sequence ATGAGCGAGTACCGTGTGCTCCCAGGACCAGAACACTTTCTTCCCCCGGCCGCCGCCAGCATGGGTATACGGCTGCCGAACCCAGGTGAAGCCCATATCAATGGCGTCATCGCTTCCGAAGAAAAAGCCTATGAGGAAGCTGCGCGCCAGTTTTTAATGGCGAAGGTCCCCACAATTTTCCCCGGTCCGTTGGTCCTGTGGGCCTGGAATGAAAAGGCGGCTAAGAAAGCTACGGCCATTCGGCACCTCTTTAACACGCTGAAGGAATGCGTCCAGCCCGGCCAAAGGGCAATGCTGATCCCCATGCCTGACTATCGGCCCAAGTACCCGAAGATCAATCCGGAAGTTGAAATCAACCCCAACCATCCGAATCTGACGATCTGGCACAACAAGATCGACTGTTGCATGTTCGTCGGCGTTCATTGCCACCAAGCCAATCTATCGCTTAAAATCATTCGCGGTGGCACATCCTGTTACACGATCGCCATGTGTGCCCAGGCCGGTCACGAAGACGCCATGCTATCGTTCCGCGATGCGTCGGTGGAAAAGATCATGAAGCTGGCCGATACGATCAAGCGATTGAAGGGGACCGTTCAACCGCGCTTGACCTCGACCAGAAACTAA
- the rho gene encoding transcription termination factor Rho (An RNA-DNA helicase that actively releases nascent mRNAs from paused transcription complexes), translating into MHLAELKQKSIADLNDVARDLKIEGAANLRKQELIFAILQAQTEKNGVVFGEGVLETLPDGFGFLRAPDSNYLPGPDDIYISPSQIRRFNLRTGDIVSGQIRPPKESERYFALLKVEKVNYEDPEVARDKILFDNLTPLYPEERIQLEFDREEYCTRVMDLITPIGKGQRGLIVAAPRTGKTMLLQAIARAILKNHKEVTLIVLLIDERPEEVTDWQRQVKAEVISSTFDEPAQRHAQVAEMVLEKAKRLVEHKKDVVILLDSITRLARAYNTIAPPSGKVLSGGLDSNALQRPKRFFGAARNIENGGSLTIMATALVDTGSRMDDVIFEEFKGTGNMEVHLDRRLADKRLFPAIDISQSGTRKEELLVDKDRLNKMWILRKVLSPLGTMEAMEFLMDKIGGTKNNQEFLQSMNR; encoded by the coding sequence ATGCATCTTGCAGAACTGAAGCAGAAGTCCATCGCAGACCTGAATGACGTCGCTCGGGACCTCAAAATCGAAGGGGCGGCCAATTTGAGGAAACAGGAGTTGATCTTTGCGATCCTCCAAGCCCAGACGGAAAAAAACGGCGTGGTTTTTGGGGAAGGGGTTTTGGAAACCCTTCCGGACGGATTCGGTTTCCTGCGGGCGCCTGATTCCAATTATCTGCCGGGTCCAGACGACATTTACATTTCTCCCTCCCAAATTCGTCGGTTCAACCTTCGCACGGGTGACATCGTATCGGGGCAAATTCGTCCTCCGAAAGAAAGCGAGCGGTATTTCGCTCTCCTCAAGGTCGAGAAAGTCAACTACGAAGACCCGGAAGTCGCTCGAGATAAGATTCTCTTCGACAATCTAACGCCACTCTACCCTGAGGAACGGATCCAATTGGAGTTTGACCGAGAAGAATACTGCACCAGGGTCATGGATCTCATCACGCCGATCGGTAAAGGTCAGCGCGGATTGATCGTCGCTGCCCCTCGTACCGGTAAGACGATGCTCCTCCAGGCGATCGCCCGGGCCATTCTCAAAAATCACAAGGAAGTCACACTCATTGTTTTGTTGATTGACGAACGACCGGAGGAAGTGACCGATTGGCAGCGACAAGTGAAGGCGGAAGTCATCAGCTCCACGTTTGATGAGCCGGCACAGCGGCATGCCCAAGTGGCTGAAATGGTGTTGGAGAAAGCGAAGCGGCTCGTCGAGCACAAGAAGGACGTGGTCATCCTCCTGGACAGCATCACCCGCCTTGCGCGGGCCTACAACACCATCGCACCGCCCAGCGGCAAGGTACTCTCCGGAGGTCTCGATTCCAATGCGCTTCAGCGGCCGAAACGCTTTTTTGGAGCGGCTCGCAACATAGAGAACGGCGGGAGTTTGACCATCATGGCTACGGCACTTGTCGATACGGGTAGCCGTATGGATGACGTTATCTTCGAAGAGTTCAAAGGGACCGGTAACATGGAGGTTCATTTAGACCGTCGGTTGGCGGACAAGCGCTTGTTCCCGGCGATCGATATCAGTCAATCCGGAACGAGAAAAGAAGAACTGTTGGTGGATAAGGATCGCCTGAACAAGATGTGGATCCTCCGTAAGGTGCTCAGTCCCTTGGGAACGATGGAGGCCATGGAATTCCTGATGGATAAGATCGGGGGGACCAAGAATAATCAAGAGTTCCTGCAATCGATGAACCGATAA
- a CDS encoding 50S ribosomal protein L31, which translates to MQKGIHPVYREATVHCACGNSFKTRTTIGDISVDICSNCHPFFTGTQKIVDTEGRVERFKKKYAKKGK; encoded by the coding sequence ATGCAGAAGGGCATTCATCCGGTCTACCGAGAGGCGACAGTTCACTGTGCCTGCGGAAATTCGTTTAAGACACGTACCACCATCGGTGACATCAGCGTCGACATCTGCTCCAATTGCCATCCGTTCTTCACCGGTACCCAAAAGATCGTCGACACCGAAGGGCGTGTTGAGCGGTTCAAAAAGAAGTACGCGAAGAAGGGGAAGTAG